In a genomic window of Quercus lobata isolate SW786 chromosome 4, ValleyOak3.0 Primary Assembly, whole genome shotgun sequence:
- the LOC115985605 gene encoding uncharacterized protein LOC115985605: protein MTLKHTETRYPKIEKACLVIIYASQRLKRYFSTHQILLVTKSHPIKALLHQPLLTGRIAQWLVLLSQYDIGIRTPKAVKSQAIADLLAQFPGKEESPLSEEIPSEVAVTEIPRKKWTMRFEGSATTTSNGVGIVLSCENGDTIPLSFKLGVSCSNSAAEYEAYLTGLTIALSIGVKHMRVLGDSNLVVS from the coding sequence ATGACACTCAAGCAcaccgagaccaggtaccccaaaatagagaaagcctgcctagtaATCATTTACGCGTCCCAGAGATTGAAAAGGTACTTCTCAACtcaccaaatccttttggtgactaagtcccaccccataaaggCACTCCtacaccagccccttctcacgggaagaatagcacaatggctagtccTGCTTTCTCAATATGACATAGGCATCAGAACCCCCAAAGCTGTCAAAAGCCAAGCCATAGCAGATCTATTGGCTCAGTTCCCAGGAAAGGAGGAAAGCCCACTGAGTGAAGAAATCCCTAGTGAGGTGGCAGTAACAGAGATCCCAAGAAAGAAATGGACAATGAGATTTGAAGGGTCAGCTAcaacaacttcaaatggggtaggaatcGTACTAAGCTGTGAGAATGGGGACACCATACccttgtctttcaagcttggtgTCTCATGCTCTAATAgcgcagctgaatatgaggcatacttgaCCGGActgactatagcactcagcataggagtaAAGCATATGAGAGTATTGGGAGACTCCAATCTTGTAGTTTCCTAg
- the LOC115987851 gene encoding putative UDP-glucose flavonoid 3-O-glucosyltransferase 3: MWVKILHISDIFTPVCPMKKAELVFVPSPGMGHFASMLEIAKLLVARDDRLCITVLIMRLSIDSKVEAYIESLNDSSYTECIQFIDLPQTSFKQGNDPMVFVSSFIESQKPHVKEAATKLKESRSGSNSPRLAGFVVDMFCSSMVDVANDFGVPTYLFFPSSASFLSLMLHLQALRDEQKQDITEFKDSDAELVLSSFVNPIPARVLPGVVLHREGGTLILDYARRWRETKGIIVNTFLELESYAIHSFSDATNTPPVYPVGPILNLNGEDSHVSSGDQRSDIMKWLDDQPQSSVVFLCFGSRGGFGDNQVKEIAKALERGGFPFLWSLRRPPPKGKLAFPTEHENLEEVLPEGFLDRTARIGKIIGWAPQVAILSHPAIGGFVSHCGWNSILESLWFGVPIATWPLYAEQQFNAFEMVKEMELAVEIVLDYLTEYTDNQIIVTSEEIERGIKQLMENDSKIRKNVKEMTEKGRKALMDGGSSHFSLGRIIDDVITDSMP, from the coding sequence ATGTGGGTGAAAATTCTACACATCTCTGATATTTTCACTCCAGTGTGTCCAATGAAGAAAGCAGAGCTAGTTTTCGTTCCTTCACCGGGTATGGGTCACTTCGCTTCAATGCTGGAGATTGCAAAGCTTCTCGTTGCTCGAGATGACAGGCTCTGTATCACGGTCCTCATCATGAGGCTTTCAATAGATTCCAAGGTGGAAGCCTACATCGAATCTCTCAATGATTCCTCATATACTGAATGTATACAGTTTATTGATCTCCCTCAAACTTCTTTCAAACAAGGAAACGACCCCATGGTTTTCGTTTCTTCATTCATTGAAAGTCAGAAACCCCATGTTAAAGAAGCTGCTACTAAGCTCAAAGAGTCGAGGTCAGGTTCTAACTCTCCTCGACTTGCCGGATTTGTGGTCGACATGTTCTGTTCATCTATGGTAGACGTGGCTAATGACTTTGGGGTACCTACTTATTTGTTTTTCCCATCGAGTGCAAGCTTTCTCAGTCTCATGCTTCATCTCCAAGCCCTTCGTGATGAGCAAAAGCAGGATATAACTGAGTTCAAAGACTCAGATGCTGAGTTGGTCTTGTCAAGTTTTGTGAACCCAATCCCAGCTAGGGTCTTGCCTGGTGTGGTGCTCCACAGAGAAGGGGGCACTCTGATCCTTGATTATGCTAGAAGGTGGAGAGAAACTAAAGGTATCATTGTGAACACGTTTTTGGAACTCGAATCCTATGCAATTCACTCATTTTCTGATGCTACAAATACTCCACCTGTTTACCCTGTGGGACCCATCTTGAACTTGAACGGTGAAGACAGTCATGTGAGTTCGGGTGATCAAAGGTCTGATATCATGAAATGGCTTGATGATCAGCCTCAGTCATCTGTGGTGTTCTTGTGCTTTGGGAGTAGGGGAGGTTTTGGTGACAATCAAGTGAAGGAGATTGCAAAAGCATTAGAACGAGGTGGGTTTCCATTTCTGTGGTCCCTACGCCGACCCCCTCCAAAGGGTAAGCTTGCATTTCCCACTGAGCACGAGAATTTGGAGGAAGTCTTGCCAGAAGGATTTTTGGATCGGACGGCTAGGATTGGAAAGATCATTGGATGGGCTCCACAAGTGGCAATCTTATCACATCCTGCAATTGGAGGCTTTGTATCCCATTGTGGGTGGAATTCAATATTGGAAAGCCTTTGGTTTGGTGTGCCAATTGCTACATGGCCACTCTATGCTGAACAACAGTTTAACGCCTTTGAGATGGTCAAGGAGATGGAATTAGCTGTGGAGATCGTGTTGGATTATCTAACAGAATATACTGATAACCAAATTATTGTGACTTCTGAGGAGATTGAAAGAGGAATAAAGCAACTAATGGAGAATGATAGCAAGATTAGGAAAAATGTGAAGGAGATGACTGAAAAAGGTAGGAAGGCCTTGATGGATGGTGGATCTTCCCACTTTTCATTGGGTCGAATAATTGATGATGTTATTACAGATAGTATGCCATGA